Below is a genomic region from Scytonema millei VB511283.
CTGGGATCTGGAGCAGGATTGTCAGGTAAGTTCGGCGATCGCCTGACAGGTGCAGTATTTAGCTTTTGTTGTAGTTTTTGCCATCTCTCAGTTTTGACCGACTTTGAGTTGATTTGTACATCGGGACTGGGAGAGGTATTCAATGAATTGTCGATCGCAGCTTCTGACTGAGCCAAGACTAAGTTGCCACCAAGCAAACTAGAAATACTAATAAAACTTATCAGAAATATATGTTTGGAGTTAGTAGGCATAGTAACTGGTAATTAGTAGTTAGTCATTTGTCATTTGTCATTTGTCATGTCATTGGTCATTTGTCATTGGTAGTTGGTTGTTTTTTCTCCCTCAGCTTCCTCAGCCTCCTCAGCTCTTTTCCCCCTACTCCCTACTCCCTGCTCCCTATGACTTCCTTACGATCCAAACGAAATATTTATGCTTTGTCAAACAATTAGCCATCATAACCCAGACTCACAGCACCAGGGGGGAGATAAATTTCTGAATTGGGGCTGGAATTGTATGACTGAGAGTCAAGCCTGACTCGTAGTTCACCGCGATCGCTAATACCAACTACAACACCGTTTTGTCCTTCTACGGTGATGCGCTGTCCCATATTTATAAATAGTTTGTGGTAAGACGGCAGAAGAGGATCGATTCCCCCTGGGGAGCAAAACTTGTAACCTGAAATTGTGCCTTGTAGTGTCACAGCCGCTAATGTTTCTAAGCAGTCAATTGCAGCCAACGGTTGTTGAGATAAGAAAGATTGCAAACCGATCCCTGTGGTTGGGACAGGGTTAGCCCAGTTAATCCCAACTCCGACTACAGCATGAATAATTTTTTCATGTCGCACTTTTGTTTCTGTCAGAATCCCACCCAGTTTACGTCCTAGCAAAATTAGGTCGTTGTGCCATTTCAATTTTACGGGAACACCGCGATCGCCTAAAGCTGTTGCAATGCCCCAAGCAGTGGCTAAAGTCAACTGATAACCGCAGTTAACTGGTAAGTTTGGTTCTAAAACTACAGATAAATATAAGCCTCCAGCTGGCGAAACCCACTGCCGTCCCCATTGTCCCCGTCCAGATGTTTGTCGTTCGGCAATGATGACCGTTCCTGGTTTTGCTCCCTGCGCGATCGCATCCCAGGCTTTCTGGTTGGTCGAGGGTATACTTTCGTAGACTTCTACAGCAAAATCCGCTTCTGCTGCCATTGGAGCAAGAGTTGCTAATAGCTTTTGTCTGTCTAGTCTCACGCTGGCAAGTGCAAACTGTGTCAATTAAGTTAGCATTAATTTGCTGCAAATAAACCTGTTATGGTCTGCTTCTACAATAGATGGCAGTTCGGCGAATTTAGTTTCATTTTGTTTGCTAGTTGTTTGCTAATTGTTTGCTAATTTTTAGATTTAATCCATGCATACTTGGGATTGGCGCGGTTGCGAAGGTTTTCTCTATCTATCGTGTAGCTTGTTAGAAGCATTTCCCCACGGTTTTTTCACGCGACATTTTCACCCTCATGCTCCCCACGATTTGACCTCAGCCTTACACCCAGAAGCCGAGGCTTATCGCGTCAAGCAGGTACACGGGAATGTTGTCGTGACTCCATCTGAAGTGAGGAGCGTAGACGCGACAGCGGCTTCTCGGAGAGTGGAGCGAGGAGCGAGGAGCGAGGGAGCTGAGGGAGTTGGGGAAGTTGGGGAAGCCGGGGGAGAGAAGCCACGCACCACGCAACTACCAGCTACCAACTACCAACTACCAATTCAAAATTCTCTCTCACTCCTCACTCCTAACTCCTCACTCCTAGTTGAGGCAGATGGATTGCTCACAGAACAGCCGCTACAGGCGGTTTGGGTTGCGAGTGCCGATTGTACGCCTGTATTAATTGCCGATCGCCATACGGGACAAGTTGCAGCCGTTCATGCAGGCTGGCGGGGAACGGCGATGAAAATTGTGCCGCAAGCGATCGCTCGTTTGCAAGCACAAGGTAGCAAAATTCAAGATTTGCGCGTCGCTTTGGGTCCAGCGATCGCGGGGAGTGTCTATCAGGTTTCTCAACAGGTAGCAGCTGAAGTTGGAGCTAGCATCACTGCAACTGAAACCAAAACCGAAATTCTCGACTTTTTAGCTGAAATACCCAACTCCCCTTTATTCCCCGACTCTCATCCAGAGAGAGTCCGGTTGGATATCCGGCGGGTGATTACTTTGCAATTAGAGCAATTGGGTATTAGTCCCGAACAAGTGGCGATCGCTCCTCACTGTACCTATCAAGAACCAGAACGTTTCTTTTCCTATCGTCGCGACAAACAGAAAAAAGTTCAATGGTCGGGAATTATTAGCCAATAAGTTAAGTCAAAAGTTAAAAGTTAAAAGTCAAAACTAACTATTCACCAATGACAAATGACCAATGACCAATGACTAATTAATATGCTAACCCCCGATATTTCAGATGCCGTGTGGGTTGTGGTGCGATCGCTGGCGCGGCTGGACGAGAACCGAAGCTTACACCCCGATATTTTCCTACTACTTGTTTGGTAACTACTTGAAGTGATTGATTAGATTTGGTATAAGCTAAACCACGATAAGAAAGTTGCATTGGTTACTTCTCCTTTAGGTAAAATGTGTCGGATAAACGTGGAAATAGAACAAATTTGAATGCAGTAGATTCCTTGCTAAAGTTGGTTTTTGAAAAGATTTTGAACGCGATACAGATATTATGGAATTGCAAGAAATCCAGCGAACAGAATTACCGTTGTCTTACTCTTAACTACCTCTCAATAATTCTGAATTTCGGATTTTAAGTTATGAATTTTTGTGACTAGCTGCAAGTTGAAAGCGCCAGTTCATTGCCCGTAGCTGTACGTACTCTGAGACAGGGCGTGGGTTCAAACTTTTGTCCAAGAGAATGAAACCGCCAGTTTAAAGCGTGGGGTTTGATGTAGGGTTGGATAGCAGCAGGTGTATCATCGTAAATTTGAGCGCGGTAGATGAGTTTCATTTTGTTAGCTGAACTGCTTGTATCTATTACATAGGTCTGGTAATTCCAGATTATGCAATTGAGCTGAAAAAAACTTCTGAAACCGAAAATTAGAGTAGGGTAGGCGTTTCCCACTCACCAGAAAAGTATCTGTTTTTCGTAATTATTTAGAATGACAATACTGCTATTTTTAGGCAGATAGCCTGCCTGTATCTTATACAGTCCGACACGAGAAATCTGCTGAGGAATGTCACGAGTTACACTCCACAAAACCGTTGCATTTGTCATTTGGGCGACTATAAGTCGCAACTACACAATCGTAGACGCATAGCGGCTTGCCGTAGGCTAGTCCGCCGGCACGGATTGATGGAAAGTCAAGGTCTGAACCCGCGCAGGCGGGTTTTGTTTTGTATAGCTGAGCCAGTGCGTTGCGGAGGTCTCCTCCGTTGTAGCAACTGGCGTGCGAATTTTATTTGCCTGCTGCAAGCTCTAGTACTGCATAACGTGTCACTGGCATTACTGCATTATGTGTCAATGGTGGCACTGCATTATGTGGCAAAATTAAAGACGGTGTTAAGAAAAAACTTTAATAGGTAATCCCGTGACAACTGCTACCGCTGCTCGTCGTGTCGTGTTTCCTTTCACCGCTATTGTGGGTCAGGACGAAATGAAACTCGCCCTTTTACTCAACATTATCGACCCGAAAATTGGCGGGGTAATGATCATGGGCGATCGCGGTACTGGCAAATCCACCACGATCCGCGCTTTAGCTGACCTATTGCCAGAGATTGAAGTTGTAGCGGACGATCCGTTCAACAGCCATCCTAGCGATCCCGATCTGATGGGAGATGCAGCACGGCAAAAATTAGAACAAGGTGTAGAAATTCCCGTCGCTAAGAAAAAAATTACTATGGTCGATCTGCCGCTAGGAGCGACAGAAGACCGAGTTTGCGGCACGATTGATATTGAAAAAGCCTTATCTGAAGGTGTCAAAGCTTTTGAACCAGGACTGCTGGCAAAGGCAAATCGCGGTATTCTCTACGTCGATGAAGTTAATCTACTTGACGATCACCTTGTAGACGTATTGCTAGACTCCGCCGCCAGTGGTTGGAACACTGTAGAACGGGAAGGCATTTCGATCCGTCACCCCGCCCGTTTTGTTCTCGTTGGTTCTGGCAACCCAGAAGAAGGTGAATTGCGCCCCCAACTGCTCGATCGCTTCGGGATGCACGCGGAAATTCATACTGTAAAAGAACCAGCCTTGCGGGTACAAATTGTGGAACAAAGGTCGGATTTCGACCAAAATCCACTGCAATTTTCTGACAAATATCAGCCACAGCAACAAGCTTTACAACAACAGCTGATTAAGGCTCAAGAATTGTTACCTTCAGTACAAATGGATTACGATCTGCGGGTAAAAATTTCTGAAGTTTGCTCCGAACTCGATGTTGATGGCTTGCGGGGTGACATTGTAACCAACCGCGCAGCTAAAGCGATCGCGGCGTTTGAAGGTCGTACTGAAGTCACAGTAGATGATATTCGTCGTGTGATTACTCTATGCCTGCGTCACAGGCTGCGGAAAGACCCCTTAGAGGCGATCGATTCTGGCTATAAAGTAGAAAAGGCATTTAGCCGCGTGTTTGGGATTGAACCAACGACAGATGAAATGCCTGAGAAGACAGCGCAAGCTAATGGTATCGGACAAGCGGGCGGACGCTATCGCTAGCCTTAAATTCCCCACGATCGAATATTTTAATTTGTGTACGGGCGGCTTTATCAAATAGATTAACAGCTTTAGCTGTAATTTTTAGTCAAAACCCGCCCCTACAAGTTTTGACTTTTGACTTTTGACTTGCCTATGAGAATTTGGCTAATTTGGTGGAACACTCTAGTTTTTTCTTGTCAGCACAATCCACCTCAGCTGATCGAAATGCTGATGTTATTGCTAGCAACTATATTACTGGGAGCTTGGCTGATTTCACCCCACTGGTCTTACCAAGCATTAGCCTGGAGTTACTTAATTGGGGTATCAGCTTCCATGTGGATACGTGAAGCGATCGCCCCTACCTACCAAGCGCGTCCCACCCAAGTTATTGCCGTACTGTTATTTATCCTCAGCCTCTACGGTTTTGCTGACTTGTTTCAATATTTGTAGAAGCGAGTAGCAAAGTCTTCCTACAAAATCTCTGGCTCAGCTGGTACGATTTTCGGCAGGGGCAAGGTAGAAGTCTCTGTTGCGATCGCCTCTTTACCCAATTGCCAAGTACCCACCTTTTCTGCACCCGCTTGTTGTAGTGTTTTTAATAAATCGGCGCTAGAAATTATCAATTCATCAACATCAATCCCACTATAAGTACTAGGGTATTTATCCAAACGCTTAATACCTTCTCCTAATAAAATAACTGCCCCGTGCCAATTCTGATTACCCAGATGATAAAGCCCTACAGCAACTTGCAAAACTCCCTGATAGAAAGTTTTTTCCGGTTCGGTTGCTTCCATCCATATGGCTTCTAAGGTATCGTGACAGGCGTAGAACTGCCCTTGATTGAACTGTTCTACACCCTGCCAAAACTCCTCTGGTTCCTCTTGATTCAAGATTTCATGCCTCTTGTACAAATATTTGGTAAGGGCGGGTTCATCCAGTTTTTCAACTAGAGTTAGGAATTTTTGGTGAACCCGCCTCTACAATTCCGAATTCCGAATTCCGAATTCCGAATTCCCTACCCCATGCTTTCTCGCACGGTTTTGATGTAATCTAGATCGATGTCCTGTTGTTCTCCAGCGAAGTCGTTGTCTGGAGTTAAGAACAGCATACAGTGACACTCTTTACGTTCGCGCATTGGTACACAAGGGCAATTCCAGAAAGTTGCGTGAACTTCTGCTTCCTTGTCTTCATAATGGCGACAGGGACATAAAGGCGCACCAAGATCGTCTTTGTGTTTGGCAAGCCCTTCCACCACTACAGCTGTCACGGAAGGATCGGCGCAAAAATATGTTCCCGTGCGCTTGGCGTAAGTCTGAGAGAACTGCCACATTGCCTCTAGGCTTTTCTCAGTCGATAGAGCGTTGTTTTCTGTTGTGTTCATAACCTTTCTTGACGAAACTTTAAGTTTTGTTTACAAGATCTGAAGCATTGTTTCTAGCATTTTAACAACATACATGTTGCAAAAGTGAATATAAGTCGTAAGTCGTAAGTCGTAAGTCGTAAGTCGTAAGTTGTAAGTCGTAAGTCGTAAGTTAAGAAGCCTCTAGTCACAAACCACCAGCCACTGCTTACTGATAACTGATAACTGATAACTGATAACTGATTACAGTTTTGCTTTGGACAACTCATCGTGTAACGCCCGTAAAGTAGGGTATTGCGAGCGCAGTTGCATGATGTATTCCGTCCAATCAGATTGAGTGTTGCACGATTCACAGACAGCCTTGATTCGTTGTAGGTGTTGGACAGCTTCTCGATAAGCAGGGCGATTTTTTTGCTCGATCGCCTGCGTAGCTAAGTGTTTGTAAAGGGCGATCGCCATTTGGGGATGGGTAGTTTCGATTGCCTTGGCTAGGGGTTGGCGAAATCTAGACTGCTCCCATTGTTTGAGCTGGGGAAATAATTCTAGCACCCGCTCGATATTTTGCTCGTAAAAGGCAATATGTGTCAGTAAGAGCAGCTGTTTGTTCCGCTGGAGCTTTTGTAGTATCTCATCCCGCAGTTGTTCCCACGCCTCAGCTTTTTGCCCCAGATCCTGTAATTGTTTGTATCCTTCTAGAGATGGTGATTCCCAAAATATTTGTTGTTGCCAGTTGAGGGCAGTCTGCGGATCGCCGTACTCTTGGTAGTATTTGGTCAGCCACTGCTGATAATGACCTCGTGATTTTTCTTGCTGTGCTAGATGCGCGACCAACTCGACTGCTTGTGTGGTAGCATGGGCGGCTATCAAGGCATCGGCAAACTGTAACATGAGTCCAGGCAGATGAGTAAAATGCTGACGGGCGATCGCCATTGCGGTTTCGATTTTACCTTCTTCTACCAACAAAAAGGCTTGTTGTTCGGGGCTGCCCAATTCGTGAATTAATTTGCTGGCTGTTTCATTACTGCCTTGCTGTTTCTGGCGATCGGCTAATAATCTCACTAAAGCATCTCGCGTCCAGCGATTGCTACTACTGCGCTGAATTTCACCGCGAACTCGGTCTTCTATCCATTCCCACTCTGCATCCGTCGCCCATTCTAATAAAGCATCCCTAGCTGAATATGCAAAGTCAATGCCACCTAATTCTATATCTTGCAGTACGGCATCGAGTAAAGTATGCAGCCAAATCGCCCTCGTTTCTGCATCTAAGGATTGAGCTTGGGCTAAGCATTTTCCTAACCCTTCGGCAGCATCTTGGGCAACAACGCAGACATCGCCATCGTAGTCAATAGCTTGTAAATTATCGTCATAACTTGCGGTAATTTCTGCTAGCAGCATTTGGTAAAGCGCCCCTGCCCACAGCCAATTATTTTGCTGAAAAAGTTGTTTTGCCGTATCAATTAAGAGTTGTAAATCTGTGGCGATCGCCTCCATATCTTCTTGACGTAGGGCGCGTTGCGCTTGACGGCGATAGATTGACAAATCTAGAGCTTTTCCTGGCTGCGGCTGAGCTGTAGAAAGTTCTACCAATGACAGTAAACTGGGATAACGCTGTACCATTAACTCAACTAGCTCGATCAAATCTTCGCGACTGCGAGTAGCAAGCATTTCGCTTAGGGGTGGTATGACGTGAAAAGTGTCGGGCTGGTGGACGTAAGCCAGTAACAAAGCTATCTGATGCTTGCAGAGTCCGCCCCAATCGTAGGGGCAAGTACAATCAGCACTGACAACTCCCTGTTTGCCCAATTTGATGCGCGGCTGGTAAAGTTCGGAACCTTGACAATCTGCCCATAAGACTAAATCTTGGCGCATCGGGTTGAGAATTCTGCCTTGGCGATAATAGCGATCGCCACGCTGAAAACTTTGCTCTGTCGCTAGTTTACGAATTTGTGCTTCAGTCAGACGAGGTAGAGTCGCGATCGCCATATGCCTTGCCTCCCGTATAGTTCTTTAAGCGAATCTAATTCGCGACTACACAAACAGAGTCCGCTTGCGGGGACTGTCATATATTCAGTCTCTTAACCCGCTAAGCGGGTTTTGCCCAATGCTTTTCGGTTAAGGTAAGATCCCCCAACCCCCGCCAAATCGGGGGCTTTAAGTTCCCCCCTTTTTCAGGGGAGGACACTTACGTGGGCGGGTTTCCCGACTTGAGGAGCGACTGCGTTGCGGAGGTGTCCTCCGTTAAAGCACGTCGCGTTAAAGTGTCCGTGGGCTAGGGGGGATCTTCCAAGATCTTTGCATCACTAACCGAGATGTATTGGAGTTTTGCCTATATAGCTGCGAATTTTATTTGCCAAGCTTCCTAGAAACAAATTTTACTACAAACTATTTTTTGCTTCTTGGGATACAGCTTCAACTTCGTCTTTGGCTAACTGCTCGATCAGAGTCCGAGCTTGTTCGCCGCCCAATTTAGCTAAAGCTTGCACGACACGATAGCGAATTTGCCAATCGGGGTTGGTAGCAAAAGGAACTAGTAATTCAATTGCTTGCGGATTGCCTAAATCTCCTAGAGAGCTAATTGCCGCAGTTTTATCTAATTCGCTACCTGATTCCAATGCTTCTTTTAATAAGTCAAAAGAGCGCGGATCGCCTAATTCGCCCAAAGTTGCAATAATACTAAACCGCACCAACCACTCGGGCGTACTGTGATAGACTTGCGCTAAATCTGCAAACGCATCAGTTAACTTCAGCGCTCCCAGACAGTCAGCCGCAGCAGCTTGTACATCTGGTTCGGGGTCGTTGAGCAGGCGATCGCGCAATACATTTAAACTAGTATTTAAATCTTGTCCTCCCAAAGTGTCCAACTGACTCACTGCCGAGTAGCGCACTCTGGCATTGGGGTCATCAATTGCCTTGAGCGCCAACTCAAGCGCGACTCCTTTATCTTCTAATTCGCGAACTTGATTCATCGCCCGCAAGCGATCGCCCAAATCCTGCGAATCGAGTAATTGCTTTACCGATTCTGGACTAACAGCCATTTTGAATTTTTTATTTGTATTTGGTAATTTGTATTTACTCTTACCATTTTTTAGGGGCAAGAAGTTACAAGTTAAAAGTCAAAAGTTATAACCGATCGCTGATAACTGACAACTGACAACTGACAACTGATAACTGACTCCTACTCGCTGGCTGCTAAGTCGCGCACGATATCGCCGCGAGTCAAAATTCCAATTACCTTACCGCTAGGATCGACGACAGGCAAACGCTGGATCTTGCGATCGTGCATCAGTTGCGCTGCATCGCGCAATGGTTTATCAGGAGCAACGGTAATCACATCCTGACTCATTACCTCTCCCACCGTTTGCCCTAAAGCTTTATGCAAATCTCGTTCGTATTGAGCCGGATTTTTCAGGAAAATCACGCTATCAAGAAACATGATGTAAGCCGGAGGAGTGACCCCCGTTTCTTGCCACATCAGATCTGTCTCTGAAATTGTACCGATCAACTTGCCCGCATCGTCTACCACGGGTAAACCACTAATACGCTTTTCTGCCAAAAGCTTAATTGCATCATGCAGTGAGGTTTCTGGACGCACCACAATTGGGTCGCGGGTCATGACATCGGCAACAGTCTTAGGCATTTACAGACAGCTCTCTTTTGCAATATCCTCTAAATTTATTTTAAAGGGTAAGGGATAAGTCAGCTTAGGAGCCAGCAGCCAAATTCCTCAAGCTAATTTTCAATTCCATGCTCTCATTAATGCTGCCGATCGCACTCTCTATCATGCTAAAAAAGTGGGACGCGCTCGCTATTGCGTCTATTCCTTCAGCAGGGAGCGCACGAGCAGGGAGCAGTGACCAGTGACCAGTTAGTTATTTTATCTCCTCAGCCTCTTCAGCTCCCTCAGCAACCTTGCGCTCTCTTCTCCCCCTTATCCCCCTTGTCCCCCTTGTCCGACTTCCGACTTCCGACTCCCGACTCCCGACTCCCGACTTATTCTGTCCTACTGCCAATTAACCAAACTAATCTTCCTACTAACCAACCAAGAATTGCGTAAGCTGCAATTGCCACAAGCGCGTTAATTTCAAACACCTGGGAATTGCCAAACTTGGGCGTACCGAATAGGTTGGCAACTGGAGCGTAAAAAGGCTCGGAGAGATTATAGATAAATTGAGCGAATGTATTATCTGGGTTCGCCCCAAACAGCCGCAAAATCATTCGTAACAACAGCAGCATTCCTAGCGCTCCGGCGAGGAAGTAAATAATTTGTACCAGTTTGCTGACAGTAGCATTACGGCTAGCCAGTGTCACTCGCCGTTCTGCTTCACGTAGCCGAATTTCTTCATGCTGCTGTCGGTCGTCATCTCTCATTTGCTCCTACCTGTACCTTGCGATCGCGATTTTCTTTGTCAGTTAATTTTAATTTTAAAAAAATTATCCAAGTTTCAAGGGTGAAACAAATCCGTATTTTTCAAATCTTCATCGAATTCTTCATCGTACACATACTTAAATTACTCTTGCTTAAGTCACGATAAAAGCACGACTCACAAAAATTTAGTTATTTTTTCTATCCTCAAAGTTAACCGCTAATAGCTAGCTACTCATAGCTATTTACTACAATGGTCGATCTCAATCAGAAAGCTTCTATCTTAATTGTTGATGACAACCCAATCAATGTTAAAGGTTTGTTTAAAATTTTACAAGCTTCTGGATTTATAGTCTCTGTTGCTAACAGCGGTGAAAAAGCTTTATTAAAAATCAAAAATACGTTACCAGATCTAATTTTATTAGATGTAGTGATGGTAGGAATGAATGGCTTTGAAACCTGTCGTCATCTCAAAGCCAATCCAGCAACTCAAGATATTCCAGTTATTTTTATTAGTGCTTTAGATGAGGCAACTAATAAAGCCGAATGCTTTGCGGTTGGTGGAGTTGATTACATTACCAAACCCTTTGCAGCCGAGGAAGTATTAGCGCGAGTCAAGCATCAATTAGCATTGCGTGCAGCCAAAATAGAAATTGAACGGCTTAACCAAGAACTAGAAACAAGAGTTCGCCAGCGAACGCTGCAACTAGAGGCAGTCAACCGACAGTTGCAACAGGAAATTAGCGATCGCCATCAAGTACAAGAGCAGTTAGTTTACAGTGCTTTGCACGATGCCTTAACCCATCTCCCCAACCGTACCTTGTTGATGGAACGCTTGGAAATGGCGTTACAACGGGTAAAACGATATCCAGACCATTTATTTGCCGTTTTATTTATCGACTTAGACCGCTTCAAAACGATCAACGATAGTTTAGGGCATCAGGTAGGCGATCGATTGCTATTGGCGATCGCCCATCTACTACAACAACTCGTTCGCTCCACAGATACAGTTGCTCGCTTAGGCGGAGATGAATTTATCATTCTCCTCGACCCCATTCAAGATATTAATGATGCGATTCGAGTCGCCGAGCGAATTCACACCCAATTGCGATCGCCATTGCAACTAGCCAGCAGAGAAGTCTTTATCGGTGCTAGTATCGGTATCGCTGCGAGTGCAACTCACTATCAGCATGGCTCAGAGCTGCTGAGAGATGCAGATATAGCCATGTACCGTGCTAAGGAGCAAGGCAAAGCGCGGTATGAAATTTTCGACCGAGCCATGTATGCTGAAGCAATCCACAAACTGCAAATCGAAAACGATCTGCGTCAAGCAGCAGTCGGACAAGAGTTTCACCTCAATTACCAGCCAATTGTCTCTTTAGACACGGGTAGAATTATCGGTTTTGAAGCGCTACTACGCTGGATGCATCCCGAACGGGGTTTGATTTCTCCATCCCAGTTTATCCCGATTGCTGAAGAAACTGGATTAGTTGTTCCAATTGGTGAATGGGTGCTTTACACAGCTTGCAGCCAAATGAAACAATGGCAAACTCAATTTTCTCATCCACCCGCCAAACTCAGCGTCAACCTCTCGCTGAAACAATTGCGAGAACCCGATTTTCTGGAGAGGATAGACCGCATATTAACCGAAACGGAAATCGCAGGCGAGAGTCTCAACCTAGAACTGACCGAAAGTATGCTCATGGACAACGTGGAAGAACTGATCTTCGTTCTCGGACAACTGCGGGCGAGAAATATTCGCCTGAGTATTGACGACTTCGGTACGGGTTATTCTTCTCTCAGTTATTTGCACCGTTTTCCAATCGATTATTTAAAAGTAGACCGAGCTTTTATTAGTGGGATTGGAACTGGTGGCAAATCGCGTCAGATTGCCGCCACAATTATTTCCCTAGCTCACCAATTAGGAATTAAAGCGATCGCCGAAGGCGTGGAAACCCCTACTCATTTACAAAACTTACAAGCATTGAATTGTGAAGAAGCACAGGGATATTTATTTTCTAAACCCCTAGATTTAGCAGCCGCAGAGTCTTTAATTTTAACCAATCCTCAGTGGTGAGTTAACAGAGTGCGATTGGCTGATGGCTTCAGTTTCAAATGCGATCGCTTCACGTCCGATGCAGCATTTTTTGTTTGAGTATGTAAAAATCCGATCGCTTTGCTAGCAAGCTTGGAGGTCGAACCTTTAACACAAGTGGATAGCAAGCCAAGACAAATACGAGTCGGACTACGGTTGAACAGAGTAAAGCCCAACCCGCGCCTTGCAATCCCAACCGAGGTACGAGTAATAACAGGAAGGGAATGCTCAGCCCCAAGCCAATTGTTTGCAGAAGCGTCACCGTCCCAGGTCTTCCTAATGCCATAAATGCTTGTGCCAGTATCCAGACGCTACCGTCAACCACAGTCATCACAACCAGAATGCGAAATACAGGGACAGCTCCCATAAACTCAGCACCGTAAAGCAAGTTGAGCAGCATCGGTCCTACTATAAATAAAATCGCAGCTGCCATAGTCGTCAGAGCCGTGCTGATTCGCACTGCCATCCCAGTTACAGCAACAACTTCTGCTATGGGACGAGCTGCTGTTTTAGGTAACAGTACTGTGACAATCGAATGCTGAAATAGATTCAGCATCCGGGATAAGCTCAGAGAAATCACATATTTTCCCATCGCTTCGGGTGCTAACAAATTGATAACTAGCGCTTGATCCACTTGTACTGAGAGCGTACCGATTAGATCGATCCCGTATGCCCTCAAACCATAACTCATCAGACGTTGATAAGATTTTCTCAACCCGCTCAAACGGGGACGAAAGCGCTGCCATACATAGCGAGATAGCCAAAAAAATATCGGGAGACTGGGAAACGCATAAGCAATGACAGCAGTAAAAGGAGTGAGGTTGCCTGAAACTGCTAGTCCTGTCAAGATGGCTAATGTTGTTAACGGTTGCAGATATTGTGCTTGATTGGCAGTTTTGAAATTGTAATCTGCTTCCAGTGC
It encodes:
- the nblB gene encoding phycobilisome degradation protein NblB, translating into MAVSPESVKQLLDSQDLGDRLRAMNQVRELEDKGVALELALKAIDDPNARVRYSAVSQLDTLGGQDLNTSLNVLRDRLLNDPEPDVQAAAADCLGALKLTDAFADLAQVYHSTPEWLVRFSIIATLGELGDPRSFDLLKEALESGSELDKTAAISSLGDLGNPQAIELLVPFATNPDWQIRYRVVQALAKLGGEQARTLIEQLAKDEVEAVSQEAKNSL
- a CDS encoding DUF309 domain-containing protein, with product MNQEEPEEFWQGVEQFNQGQFYACHDTLEAIWMEATEPEKTFYQGVLQVAVGLYHLGNQNWHGAVILLGEGIKRLDKYPSTYSGIDVDELIISSADLLKTLQQAGAEKVGTWQLGKEAIATETSTLPLPKIVPAEPEIL
- a CDS encoding SWIM zinc finger family protein; translation: MAIATLPRLTEAQIRKLATEQSFQRGDRYYRQGRILNPMRQDLVLWADCQGSELYQPRIKLGKQGVVSADCTCPYDWGGLCKHQIALLLAYVHQPDTFHVIPPLSEMLATRSREDLIELVELMVQRYPSLLSLVELSTAQPQPGKALDLSIYRRQAQRALRQEDMEAIATDLQLLIDTAKQLFQQNNWLWAGALYQMLLAEITASYDDNLQAIDYDGDVCVVAQDAAEGLGKCLAQAQSLDAETRAIWLHTLLDAVLQDIELGGIDFAYSARDALLEWATDAEWEWIEDRVRGEIQRSSSNRWTRDALVRLLADRQKQQGSNETASKLIHELGSPEQQAFLLVEEGKIETAMAIARQHFTHLPGLMLQFADALIAAHATTQAVELVAHLAQQEKSRGHYQQWLTKYYQEYGDPQTALNWQQQIFWESPSLEGYKQLQDLGQKAEAWEQLRDEILQKLQRNKQLLLLTHIAFYEQNIERVLELFPQLKQWEQSRFRQPLAKAIETTHPQMAIALYKHLATQAIEQKNRPAYREAVQHLQRIKAVCESCNTQSDWTEYIMQLRSQYPTLRALHDELSKAKL
- a CDS encoding DUF4278 domain-containing protein codes for the protein MQLSYRGLAYTKSNQSLQVVTKQVVGKYRGVSFGSRPAAPAIAPQPTRHLKYRGLAY
- the bchI gene encoding magnesium chelatase ATPase subunit I, which produces MTTATAARRVVFPFTAIVGQDEMKLALLLNIIDPKIGGVMIMGDRGTGKSTTIRALADLLPEIEVVADDPFNSHPSDPDLMGDAARQKLEQGVEIPVAKKKITMVDLPLGATEDRVCGTIDIEKALSEGVKAFEPGLLAKANRGILYVDEVNLLDDHLVDVLLDSAASGWNTVEREGISIRHPARFVLVGSGNPEEGELRPQLLDRFGMHAEIHTVKEPALRVQIVEQRSDFDQNPLQFSDKYQPQQQALQQQLIKAQELLPSVQMDYDLRVKISEVCSELDVDGLRGDIVTNRAAKAIAAFEGRTEVTVDDIRRVITLCLRHRLRKDPLEAIDSGYKVEKAFSRVFGIEPTTDEMPEKTAQANGIGQAGGRYR
- a CDS encoding biotin--[acetyl-CoA-carboxylase] ligase, encoding MRLDRQKLLATLAPMAAEADFAVEVYESIPSTNQKAWDAIAQGAKPGTVIIAERQTSGRGQWGRQWVSPAGGLYLSVVLEPNLPVNCGYQLTLATAWGIATALGDRGVPVKLKWHNDLILLGRKLGGILTETKVRHEKIIHAVVGVGINWANPVPTTGIGLQSFLSQQPLAAIDCLETLAAVTLQGTISGYKFCSPGGIDPLLPSYHKLFINMGQRITVEGQNGVVVGISDRGELRVRLDSQSYNSSPNSEIYLPPGAVSLGYDG
- a CDS encoding ferredoxin thioredoxin reductase catalytic beta subunit → MNTTENNALSTEKSLEAMWQFSQTYAKRTGTYFCADPSVTAVVVEGLAKHKDDLGAPLCPCRHYEDKEAEVHATFWNCPCVPMRERKECHCMLFLTPDNDFAGEQQDIDLDYIKTVRESMG
- the pgeF gene encoding peptidoglycan editing factor PgeF, which produces MHTWDWRGCEGFLYLSCSLLEAFPHGFFTRHFHPHAPHDLTSALHPEAEAYRVKQVHGNVVVTPSEVRSVDATAASRRVERGARSEGAEGVGEVGEAGGEKPRTTQLPATNYQLPIQNSLSLLTPNSSLLVEADGLLTEQPLQAVWVASADCTPVLIADRHTGQVAAVHAGWRGTAMKIVPQAIARLQAQGSKIQDLRVALGPAIAGSVYQVSQQVAAEVGASITATETKTEILDFLAEIPNSPLFPDSHPERVRLDIRRVITLQLEQLGISPEQVAIAPHCTYQEPERFFSYRRDKQKKVQWSGIISQ